A region of the Desulfobacter postgatei 2ac9 genome:
AGCCCAGCGTTCCGTACATAGATGGACGCCGGTCCCGGAACAGGCCCCAGCCCGCCTGCATGGTTTCAATTTCTTTGAAATTAAAAGAAATGATTCTGAGGTCTTCGGTTTTACGGTCACACTGGGCAAGTATCTCTCCGGTGTTTCCGGTGATAAAGGAGGTGCCGTAAAAGGTCATTTCAATATCCTGGTCCTTTTCCGTGCCAATGCGGTTGGATGCGCACACCGGAATCACATTGGCGGCGGAATGGCCCTGCATGGTCCGCTGCCAGTGGGGCTGGGAATCATACCCGGGCATTTTGGGTTCTGACCCGATGGCCGTGGGGTACAGCAAGATATCCGCCCCCATCAGCGCCATGCTGCGGGCTGCTTCCGGAAACCACTGGTCCCAGCAGATGCCCACGCCCACCTTGGCGAACCGTGTGTCCCAGACTTTGAAACCGGTGTCGCCCGGGCTGAAATAATATTTTTCTTCATAGCCCGGTCCCTGGGGAATGTGGGTTTTGCGATAGATTCCCATGACTGTGCCGTCGGCATCAATCATGGCCACACTGTTGAAATATGCCTGGTTGGCCCGTTCAAAAAAGCTGATGGGCAGCACTACACACAGCTCTTTGGCCAGGGCACTGAATCGTTTTATCAAGTCACTTTCGGCAGTTTTCCGGGCCAGGGAAAAATAGGTAAAATCCTGTACCTTGCAGAAATAGGGGCCTGAAAACAACTCCTGCAGCAGTATGATGTTTGCGCCCCTGGCTGCCGCATCCCGTACAAGCCGTTCCGCCTTGTTTACGTTGGTTTCATAGGTTTTGCTGCAGGCCATCTGCGTGACAGCGACGTTTACTTTTTCCATGTTCACTCCGGTTAAAAGGGTGGAAGGGCTGTGCCGGAAGGCTGCTGCTGGGTAATACAGTGTATCCCGCCGCCGCCGGCAAAAAGAGGCAGACTCGGGATCTGGACAATGGTGCGATTCGGGAAAACCTGCTGCATGATCTCCTTTGCCTGATCATCTGCCGGATCGTTAAATGAGGACATGATGATGGCGCCATTGGGTATGTAAAAATTGATATAGGAGAGATCCATGCGTTCACCGTTCCACTTCTGAGGAGCCGGCTGGGGAATCTCCGCGATCTCAATGGCCTTTCCGCAGGCATCCACCGCGCCTGCAAGCCGTTGTTTGGCATCCTGGGTCACGGCAAAATTGGCGTCATCCGGGTCAATGCAGTTATTTAACAGAATCAGTCCCGGCCGGGCAAATGTGGCCAGAATGTCCACATGCCCCGTGGTCTCATCCCCTTCAAGACCGTTGGCCAGCCACAACACGGTATCAATGCCCAGGTAGGTCTTAAAAAGGGTTTCGAAATCCGCTTTGGTATATCCCGCATTGCGTTTGGGGTCCAGCAGGCACTGTTCTGTGGTGATCAGCGTGCCTTTTCCGTCCACATGGATGGAGCCGCCTTCCAGAATAAAGGGAGCGGTGTACCGTCGCATGGACAAATGGCGCAGGATTTCAATGGCCATGCCCTCATCGCAGGGCCCTGTAATGGGGTAGTGGCCCCATCCGGTGAAGACCCAGTCGATGCCGGCCACCTTGCCTTTTTTATCCCGCACAAAGGTGGGCGCACTGTCCCGGGCCCAGGAGTCAAAGCAGGTCGCCTTGACCAGGGTGACAGCGCTGCCTAAAAGGTTTCGGGCTTCTGTCCATTGTTCCGGGTTGACCAGCATATAAACCGGTTCAAAATCGGCAATGGCCCGGGCCACTTCAGCATAGGTTTGTTTTGCTTCGGGGAGCACACCCTTGAAGCACTCCCGGGAGCAGGGCCACACCATCCAGCAGGCATCATGTTCCTCCCATTCTGCCGGCATGGTCAGCCCGTCACTTTGGGGGGTACGCACGGGAATGGAGAAAAATCCGTTTGCAGGGGGACCTGCCAAAGGATGTTCCCCCTGAATCTGTATCAGTTGTGTCATGTATCTTTTTGTATCCTGACGTTTTTAGACGGTTGTGTTTATCTTGTCCAGACACTATCTGGTTTTGATCATTGTCCACAGCTCGTCATAGTACCGGTTATCTTTCCCAAGGTCAGTGATGAACTCAAGGGTCTTCATGGTCTCTTGACTGGGGTAAATAGCCGGATTGCTCAGGTCCTCAGGGGTGATAAATTCTTTGGCGGCCTTGTTTGGGGTGGCATACTGGGTCCAGTTGGACAGTGCGGCGCCATTATTGGCATCCAGCACCCAGTTGATGAACGTGTGGGCATAGTCCACATGGGGGGCACCGGCAGGAATGGCCATATTGTCCGCCCAGATCACGCCGCCTTCCTTGGGATTGGCAAAGACAAATTTGTCAGGGGCCTCAGTCACGGCACGCATGGCATCACCATTGTAAACCAGAGCGGCAATGGCCGTGCCTGCAACCACTTTGGAGCGGCCGCCGGTTCCCACGTCAAATCCGGCAAAGTATTTGCTGGACTTGGTCTCGATCATCATATCGGCAAGGGCTTTGAGGTCGCTTTTGTCTATGGTGTTCACACTTTTGCCCATGTATTTCAGGGCAATGCCCAGCATTTCCCGGATGGAGTCAATCATGACCACAGGACCCTTGCGGGAGGCCGGATCAAAGAACAGAGCCGTTGACGCGACATAATCGGCTCCCAGTTTCTCTTTATTATAGAGCATGCCCACGGTACCCCACTGATAGGGTGCGGTGTACTCATTGCCCGGATCGTATGCGGTGTTTTTGAAAGAGTCTTCCAGGTTGGCAAGGTTGGGCAGTTTGGAATGGTCAAGCTTCTGGAGCAGGTTCAGCTTGATCATGGTGTTGATGATGTAGTCGGACGGGACAACCACGTCATACTGCTTCACACCGCCGGCCTGCAGTTTGGCCACAAGCTCTTCGGTGGACTCGTAGAGTTCCACCCGGCTTTTGATACCGGTATCTTTGGTGAAGTTGTCCATAAAGTCTTCGGGCATATATTCACTCCAGATCAGAACGCGAAGTTCATTGGCAGCAAACGATGCGACCGGAAATTGGAGGAATACGGCAAACATCAGCAACAGAGTCAGGGTTATTTTTTTCATTTTGTTCTCCTTTTGGTGTTTAATTATCTTTGCTGGAGATCCGTTGTGACAGGATAACCAGCGCAATGGTTACAAAAATTCCCACGGTTGACAGGGCATGGATTTTGGGCGTAATACCCCGATGCACTTCACCGTAAATATAAAGGGGCAGGGTGACCGATGTGGGTCCGGCCGTGAAAAAGCTGATGATAAAGTCGTCAAGGGAGAGGGTTAAGGCCAGCATAGCCCCGGATACGATGCCCGGCATCATCAGCGGCAGCAGCACATGGCGGAAGGTATACCAGTTGGAGGCATACAGATCCCTTGAGGCCTCTTCAATTTCGTTGTTAAAAGACGCAAGCCGGCTTCTGACCACCAGGGCCACAAAGGCCACCTGGAAGGTGACGTGCCCGATGATCATGGTCACCAGTCCGGGTT
Encoded here:
- a CDS encoding polyamine ABC transporter substrate-binding protein — protein: MKKITLTLLLMFAVFLQFPVASFAANELRVLIWSEYMPEDFMDNFTKDTGIKSRVELYESTEELVAKLQAGGVKQYDVVVPSDYIINTMIKLNLLQKLDHSKLPNLANLEDSFKNTAYDPGNEYTAPYQWGTVGMLYNKEKLGADYVASTALFFDPASRKGPVVMIDSIREMLGIALKYMGKSVNTIDKSDLKALADMMIETKSSKYFAGFDVGTGGRSKVVAGTAIAALVYNGDAMRAVTEAPDKFVFANPKEGGVIWADNMAIPAGAPHVDYAHTFINWVLDANNGAALSNWTQYATPNKAAKEFITPEDLSNPAIYPSQETMKTLEFITDLGKDNRYYDELWTMIKTR
- the aguB gene encoding N-carbamoylputrescine amidase — its product is MEKVNVAVTQMACSKTYETNVNKAERLVRDAAARGANIILLQELFSGPYFCKVQDFTYFSLARKTAESDLIKRFSALAKELCVVLPISFFERANQAYFNSVAMIDADGTVMGIYRKTHIPQGPGYEEKYYFSPGDTGFKVWDTRFAKVGVGICWDQWFPEAARSMALMGADILLYPTAIGSEPKMPGYDSQPHWQRTMQGHSAANVIPVCASNRIGTEKDQDIEMTFYGTSFITGNTGEILAQCDRKTEDLRIISFNFKEIETMQAGWGLFRDRRPSMYGTLGCMDGQ
- a CDS encoding agmatine deiminase family protein, whose translation is MTQLIQIQGEHPLAGPPANGFFSIPVRTPQSDGLTMPAEWEEHDACWMVWPCSRECFKGVLPEAKQTYAEVARAIADFEPVYMLVNPEQWTEARNLLGSAVTLVKATCFDSWARDSAPTFVRDKKGKVAGIDWVFTGWGHYPITGPCDEGMAIEILRHLSMRRYTAPFILEGGSIHVDGKGTLITTEQCLLDPKRNAGYTKADFETLFKTYLGIDTVLWLANGLEGDETTGHVDILATFARPGLILLNNCIDPDDANFAVTQDAKQRLAGAVDACGKAIEIAEIPQPAPQKWNGERMDLSYINFYIPNGAIIMSSFNDPADDQAKEIMQQVFPNRTIVQIPSLPLFAGGGGIHCITQQQPSGTALPPF
- a CDS encoding ABC transporter permease, producing MFKLNMRYKILAIATYLFLYTPLLAVMVYSFNKSRFGIHWGGFSLDWYVKLLHDDLVIEACINTAVLAVVSTIIATILGTTLAMGLARYPWSKKVMTFFDINLYLPVVTPEIVFAGALVVAFTCLRYISSIFEPGLVTMIIGHVTFQVAFVALVVRSRLASFNNEIEEASRDLYASNWYTFRHVLLPLMMPGIVSGAMLALTLSLDDFIISFFTAGPTSVTLPLYIYGEVHRGITPKIHALSTVGIFVTIALVILSQRISSKDN